In Methanosarcina barkeri MS, a single window of DNA contains:
- a CDS encoding APC family permease, translated as MTELKKTISFTRGMGLAICMLIGTGILALPGLALDAGTVYEAILGWFLIAIVAVPLIEVCSSLGLKFPSTAGLAGYAEKAVGPWGGYAVSYLVGGSLFFGLPAVALIGSEYMKQLFQLSNTGAALFAILLVTLMFLSNMAGMRVISLINYASLAVLFLLIGLLIAFNLDFLGSGLGIASEAISGNAHIDLHNIWKVAALLFWAFLGWENLSFSLGEIKDPEKNVPRLYWLSFALVTSIYLVLALISTGASVSGASLQGAAGLSGLVLFTPGGKLLIWLMIIVIAANACSWDFTASRLLYAGGRTGIFPEIFGKLSKRNIPVPSLVGLYVLSIFLILGSYLLKIPVSAMILLVNQNFVFLYAFIIIAYWKTENGWKKWTFSVLSLVSLSFLVSGFTWKIAYPVFLIGFGYYRFLRSTEKISTSSHVSGNENALREETQEISVLAKH; from the coding sequence ATGACCGAACTTAAGAAAACGATTTCCTTCACTCGGGGCATGGGGCTTGCAATTTGCATGCTTATAGGCACAGGGATTCTTGCACTGCCAGGCTTGGCACTTGATGCAGGAACCGTCTATGAAGCAATCCTCGGCTGGTTCCTTATAGCGATTGTCGCAGTCCCTCTTATCGAAGTCTGCTCCAGCCTTGGCCTTAAATTTCCTTCTACAGCCGGACTTGCAGGTTATGCTGAAAAGGCTGTTGGACCCTGGGGAGGATATGCGGTTTCCTACCTTGTGGGAGGCTCTTTATTTTTCGGGCTTCCTGCAGTTGCCCTTATAGGCAGCGAATATATGAAGCAGCTTTTTCAGTTATCAAACACAGGAGCAGCACTTTTTGCAATCCTTCTTGTAACCCTGATGTTTCTTTCGAACATGGCAGGAATGAGGGTTATCTCTCTAATCAATTACGCATCTCTGGCTGTCCTTTTTCTGCTAATAGGCCTGCTTATTGCCTTTAACCTTGATTTTCTGGGCTCGGGCCTCGGAATTGCCAGCGAAGCAATTAGCGGCAACGCGCATATAGACCTGCATAACATCTGGAAAGTTGCAGCCCTCCTTTTCTGGGCTTTTTTGGGCTGGGAAAACCTTTCTTTTTCCCTTGGGGAAATAAAAGATCCTGAAAAAAACGTACCTCGCCTTTACTGGCTAAGTTTTGCCCTTGTGACCTCAATTTACCTTGTACTTGCCTTAATCAGCACGGGAGCTAGTGTTTCAGGTGCTTCTCTTCAGGGGGCAGCCGGGCTTTCCGGCCTCGTGCTTTTTACGCCCGGAGGAAAACTGCTCATCTGGCTCATGATAATAGTTATTGCAGCAAATGCCTGTTCCTGGGACTTTACTGCAAGCCGCCTGCTGTACGCCGGGGGCAGGACTGGAATTTTTCCTGAGATATTCGGAAAGCTTTCAAAAAGGAATATTCCTGTGCCCAGCCTTGTTGGGCTGTATGTACTTTCAATTTTCCTGATTCTTGGAAGTTATCTCCTAAAAATTCCGGTATCAGCGATGATACTGCTCGTAAACCAGAATTTCGTTTTCCTCTACGCTTTCATTATAATTGCATACTGGAAAACCGAAAACGGCTGGAAGAAATGGACTTTCTCGGTTCTTTCACTCGTGTCCCTGAGTTTTTTGGTCTCAGGTTTTACCTGGAAAATTGCCTATCCGGTCTTTTTGATAGGCTTTGGATATTACAGGTTTCTCAGGAGTACAGAGAAAATTTCTACATCCAGTCATGTATCCGGAAATGAAAATGCACTCCGTGAAGAAACTCAGGAAATATCTGTCTTGGCTAAGCACTGA
- a CDS encoding tetratricopeptide repeat protein has translation MGYYFEGTLGIKFTPTTRPEDILNKFNSFLLMKGRPELNQILNQQVPLEVKTSLLVNILNQIRFLVIFDNFEDCLNEERNGIENLELKAFIQHLLNNTTRNTKFLITTRYDFDPLDGRLASGIEHISLPELHFPQTNWLMNNFTELADLGIQKKKEIYDVIGGHPWTIGQFAKHAAVQRVDDLLLDLSPLKKELIEFTLLDKSFSKLDEDAIKLLLSASIFEEAIPIEALSWIVGDEKDECPAVGEPLQKLLQWGLVSKEQEYDKSVYSEHTIVKDFALKKLKEDGLDKKTLLVRAARYYENLVAQNRNLWDHLKARDYYFQAEDYKSATRIVESTVDHLILWGHIKLAMDLLNDSINTTLGETKTNAEYTLATIYHRLGDLTTALKICNKIKNKYEEMGNNKGVAVILHEVGIIHQEQGNYKEAVNKYNQSLKIAEELGDKRGTAQALHQLGNVHLLQGNYGEAVKKYKQALKIFEDMEDKSEIATTLHQLGVINHQQGNYEEAVKKYNKSLKLKEELGDKRRIAITLHQLGNIYYDQGNYEEAVKKYNQSLKMKEELGDKSGIAQTLHQLGSVHFLQSNYKEALEKYNQSLKMKEELGDKRGTAITLHQIGMIYQNQGNYEEAMGKYNQSLKIKEELGDKNEIAQTLHQIGMIYQNQGNYEEAMGKYNQSLKIKEELGNKSGIAQTLHQIGMIYQQQGNYEEAVKKYNKSLKMKEELGDKSGIAQTLHQLGMIHQQQGNYEEAVKKYNKSLKIAKELGDKSGIASTMGQLGVIYEAKGEYVFALNAYIKAFSIFESLKSPYSQLASKLILELRDKMGEEEFKAEFEKLVNE, from the coding sequence ATGGGCTATTACTTCGAAGGCACTCTGGGGATCAAATTTACTCCCACAACCAGGCCGGAAGATATCCTGAACAAGTTCAATAGTTTTTTGCTGATGAAAGGAAGGCCAGAATTGAACCAGATTCTGAACCAGCAGGTTCCCCTTGAAGTTAAAACTTCTTTGCTGGTAAACATACTAAACCAGATAAGATTTCTGGTCATTTTCGATAACTTTGAAGATTGTCTGAATGAAGAAAGAAACGGCATAGAAAACCTTGAACTTAAAGCGTTCATCCAGCATCTCCTTAACAATACAACCAGAAACACAAAATTCCTCATAACAACCCGCTATGATTTCGATCCTCTTGATGGCAGGCTTGCTTCCGGAATCGAACACATTTCCCTTCCCGAACTCCATTTCCCTCAGACAAACTGGCTTATGAACAATTTTACTGAACTGGCAGATCTGGGAATTCAGAAGAAAAAGGAAATATATGATGTTATAGGCGGCCACCCCTGGACAATAGGCCAGTTTGCAAAACATGCCGCTGTTCAGAGAGTAGATGATTTACTGCTGGATCTGTCACCCTTGAAAAAAGAGCTTATTGAGTTCACCCTTCTAGACAAGTCATTTTCCAAACTGGACGAAGACGCCATAAAATTGCTCCTCAGCGCTTCAATATTCGAAGAAGCCATTCCCATCGAAGCATTATCATGGATTGTCGGAGATGAAAAAGATGAATGTCCTGCTGTCGGCGAACCTCTACAAAAACTCCTCCAATGGGGTCTGGTTTCAAAAGAACAGGAGTATGACAAGAGTGTTTACTCAGAGCATACAATTGTAAAAGATTTCGCACTCAAAAAACTGAAAGAAGATGGACTGGATAAAAAAACGCTACTCGTCAGGGCTGCCAGATATTACGAAAATCTAGTTGCCCAGAATAGAAATCTATGGGATCATTTAAAAGCACGCGACTATTACTTCCAAGCAGAAGACTACAAAAGTGCAACCCGAATTGTAGAAAGTACAGTCGATCATCTGATCCTCTGGGGTCATATTAAACTTGCAATGGATCTGTTAAATGATTCTATTAACACGACATTAGGAGAAACGAAAACAAACGCCGAGTACACCCTTGCAACTATCTACCATCGCCTTGGAGACTTAACAACAGCATTAAAAATATGTAACAAAATTAAAAATAAATATGAAGAAATGGGGAATAATAAGGGGGTTGCAGTTATACTCCATGAAGTTGGAATTATTCATCAGGAGCAGGGCAACTACAAAGAGGCAGTGAATAAGTATAACCAGTCACTGAAAATTGCAGAAGAACTTGGAGACAAACGCGGAACTGCACAAGCACTGCATCAGCTTGGAAATGTTCATTTACTTCAGGGAAATTACGGAGAAGCAGTGAAAAAGTATAAGCAGGCTCTGAAAATATTTGAAGATATGGAAGACAAAAGCGAAATTGCAACAACACTACACCAGCTTGGAGTTATTAATCATCAGCAGGGCAACTATGAAGAAGCAGTGAAAAAGTATAACAAGTCTCTAAAACTGAAAGAAGAGCTGGGGGACAAACGCAGAATTGCAATAACACTGCACCAGCTTGGAAATATTTATTATGATCAGGGCAACTACGAAGAAGCAGTGAAAAAGTATAACCAGTCACTGAAAATGAAAGAAGAGCTGGGGGACAAAAGCGGAATTGCACAAACACTACATCAACTTGGAAGTGTTCATTTCCTTCAGAGCAACTATAAAGAAGCCTTGGAAAAGTATAACCAGTCACTGAAAATGAAAGAAGAACTTGGAGACAAACGCGGAACTGCAATAACACTGCACCAGATTGGAATGATTTATCAGAATCAGGGCAACTACGAAGAAGCAATGGGAAAATATAACCAGTCACTGAAAATTAAAGAAGAGCTTGGGGATAAAAACGAAATTGCACAAACACTACACCAGATAGGAATGATTTATCAGAATCAGGGCAACTACGAAGAAGCAATGGGAAAATATAACCAGTCACTGAAAATTAAAGAAGAGCTAGGAAACAAAAGCGGAATTGCACAAACACTACACCAGATAGGAATGATTTATCAGCAGCAGGGCAATTACGAAGAAGCAGTGAAAAAGTATAACAAGTCACTGAAAATGAAAGAAGAGCTGGGAGATAAAAGTGGAATTGCACAAACACTGCACCAGCTCGGAATGATTCATCAGCAACAGGGCAATTACGAAGAAGCAGTGAAAAAGTATAACAAGTCACTGAAAATTGCAAAAGAGCTGGGGGACAAAAGCGGAATTGCAAGCACAATGGGGCAGTTAGGAGTGATTTATGAAGCAAAGGGAGAATATGTTTTTGCTCTCAACGCTTACATAAAAGCTTTTTCAATTTTCGAATCTCTTAAGTCCCCATATAGTCAACTGGCTTCTAAACTTATCTTAGAGTTGAGAGATAAAATGGGAGAAGAAGAATTTAAAGCTGAATTTGAAAAGTTGGTGAACGAATGA
- a CDS encoding CHAT domain-containing protein, whose protein sequence is MEYSSLDFQITRSPEASPYIYRASILEDGNVVASNDFELRQDLKLSQMLKSIEKKVTESPEEPKKHKENAEAQEEKDREEPHIEFGKMLYSKVFSGQLGEYFNKSIKEVQDNGSGLRISLRFGEDVPEISALPWEYLYDDEDFLIRRRNILISRLPAGVKKKKLEPLDSVLRMLVIISGPDDPRISPLNTEKEQEIILEAVDKLQRDQKIKVDFTEDATFENVEGYLNEQDYHIIHFTGHGISIDGKGHLVFENEDQKARLIDNKTLSDLFSERGIRLVMLSSCESAKGSNKEAFDDLASMLSKKGIPAVVAMQYSVLDDVAIKFAYNFYRAIASGKPVDLALKEARLVMKNLENGNGLDFATPVLYLSDCDCVNVGNLKPEPSEFVFKPMMMPDLQVMEKGFVARKKNSDFLKKVSSQM, encoded by the coding sequence TTGGAATACTCTTCTCTCGATTTTCAGATTACCCGATCCCCCGAAGCATCTCCATATATATATCGTGCCTCAATTCTGGAGGATGGGAATGTTGTAGCAAGCAATGATTTTGAACTCAGGCAAGACCTGAAACTCTCTCAGATGCTTAAAAGTATAGAGAAAAAAGTTACCGAAAGTCCTGAAGAACCAAAGAAACATAAAGAAAATGCAGAGGCACAGGAAGAAAAGGATAGAGAAGAGCCACATATCGAATTTGGGAAAATGCTTTACAGCAAGGTATTTTCCGGTCAACTCGGGGAGTATTTCAACAAATCCATAAAGGAAGTTCAAGATAATGGCAGTGGACTCAGGATTTCACTCCGGTTTGGTGAAGATGTTCCGGAAATTTCAGCGCTGCCCTGGGAATACCTCTATGACGACGAAGATTTTCTGATTCGAAGAAGAAACATCCTTATTTCAAGGCTACCGGCAGGCGTGAAGAAGAAAAAGCTTGAACCCCTTGATTCCGTACTCAGAATGCTGGTAATAATTTCCGGTCCTGATGACCCCAGGATTTCTCCTTTGAACACGGAAAAAGAACAGGAAATTATCCTTGAAGCCGTGGACAAACTTCAAAGAGATCAGAAAATAAAAGTGGATTTTACTGAAGATGCAACCTTTGAAAACGTCGAAGGCTACCTGAACGAACAAGATTATCATATTATCCATTTCACAGGTCACGGGATCAGCATAGATGGCAAAGGTCATCTTGTTTTTGAAAACGAAGACCAGAAAGCAAGGCTTATTGACAACAAAACTCTTTCCGACCTTTTTTCCGAACGAGGTATCCGGCTTGTGATGCTCAGTTCCTGCGAATCAGCCAAAGGCTCGAATAAAGAAGCTTTTGATGATCTGGCCAGTATGCTTTCCAAAAAAGGAATTCCTGCTGTAGTAGCAATGCAGTATTCTGTACTTGATGACGTCGCCATAAAGTTTGCGTACAATTTTTACAGAGCAATTGCAAGCGGAAAACCTGTTGACCTTGCTTTAAAAGAAGCAAGACTCGTGATGAAGAATTTAGAAAACGGTAATGGCCTTGATTTTGCAACTCCTGTACTGTATCTTTCAGACTGCGACTGCGTTAATGTGGGCAATTTAAAACCGGAACCTTCTGAATTCGTTTTCAAACCTATGATGATGCCGGATTTACAGGTAATGGAAAAAGGTTTTGTTGCCAGAAAAAAGAACTCAGACTTCTTGAAAAAGGTTTCAAGTCAGATGTAA
- a CDS encoding thioredoxin family protein gives MFALTDLKNQPYKKNQPYNIESNGRPNMKKSVILLILLVLALFTAGCDEKTPTNSTNSEANMENSVVAITQLEQVNTSLQKTPVFVKIGSRWCPECRSLKPVLDKLAVEYQGKATIAAIDADKNLELAEYFEVEFIPDSFVIVGIENGTYVYMQENGNVSTDRSKARFIGRNETDEEMFKKVLDFALIQQEKTEANETKH, from the coding sequence ATGTTTGCACTTACAGATTTAAAAAATCAACCGTATAAAAAAAATCAACCGTATAATATTGAAAGTAATGGAAGACCAAACATGAAGAAATCAGTTATATTACTGATCTTGCTTGTATTAGCACTCTTTACGGCTGGATGTGATGAAAAAACTCCAACAAATTCAACAAATTCAGAGGCAAACATGGAGAACAGTGTTGTGGCTATAACCCAACTGGAGCAGGTAAACACATCCCTTCAGAAAACTCCCGTCTTTGTGAAGATAGGATCTAGATGGTGTCCAGAGTGCCGGTCTTTGAAGCCCGTTCTTGATAAATTAGCGGTAGAATACCAGGGAAAAGCAACTATTGCTGCCATAGATGCAGACAAAAACCTAGAACTTGCAGAATATTTCGAAGTAGAATTTATTCCTGACTCTTTTGTGATTGTGGGCATTGAAAATGGAACATATGTCTATATGCAGGAGAATGGGAATGTCAGCACAGACAGATCTAAAGCCAGGTTTATTGGACGAAATGAGACTGACGAAGAAATGTTTAAAAAAGTTCTGGATTTTGCCCTTATTCAACAGGAAAAAACAGAAGCAAATGAAACGAAACATTAA
- a CDS encoding peptidylprolyl isomerase encodes MAVWKGKKVVLNTTMGDITIELFEDMPITAGNFAKLVDKGFYDGVVFHRVIDKFMIQGGDPTGTGMGGPGYEIPDEFTNHNRNDRGTLSMANAGPNTGGSQFFINLVNNNYLDKMHPVFGKVVDGMDVVDSIGKVKTDRQDRPKTEVKIIKAELV; translated from the coding sequence ATGGCTGTATGGAAAGGAAAGAAAGTGGTTCTGAATACCACTATGGGCGATATAACAATCGAGCTCTTTGAAGACATGCCGATTACGGCAGGAAATTTCGCAAAACTCGTGGATAAAGGCTTCTACGATGGAGTTGTTTTCCACAGAGTGATCGACAAATTTATGATCCAGGGTGGAGACCCGACAGGTACAGGCATGGGGGGGCCAGGTTATGAGATCCCGGATGAGTTTACGAATCATAATCGCAATGACAGGGGCACTCTATCCATGGCAAACGCAGGCCCTAACACAGGCGGCAGCCAGTTCTTTATCAACCTTGTGAACAATAATTATCTCGACAAGATGCACCCTGTCTTCGGAAAGGTAGTGGATGGCATGGATGTTGTGGATTCTATAGGAAAAGTGAAAACTGACCGCCAGGACCGCCCGAAAACCGAAGTTAAAATTATAAAGGCTGAGCTGGTCTGA
- a CDS encoding adenosylcobalamin-dependent ribonucleoside-diphosphate reductase, translating into MWETEEGLDFLASETLKARYLREGEKNWEDVCERIAKAVAANEEEYLDFKDLMVRKIFLPSSPTLMNAGTELGQLAACFVIPVEDRVEEIFDSIKTAALIQKTGGGTGFDFSKIRPEGSSSSCGDDATSGPVAVMKLFNEVTEIVKQFGRRRGANMGILDISHNDILSFIRAKHVEGELSNFNLSVMVPDAFMELVEADKADEVWNRQTDVTVGCIFSEIVEGIWRNGEPGILFYDRINRDNFTPALGDISATNPCGEEPLLPFEACNLGSINLSLFVIDGKVNWDFLREVAGKAIRFLDNEIDKNTYSVPEIETATKRTRKVGLGVMGLHDMLLKLGLPYDSQEALELAEKLMEQITWASIRESRRLAAEKGSFPEYENSTWELPMRNAALTAVAPTGSISILAGCSAGIEPVFSWVYRRTQTVGREFMLVHPFFKAHFKSKLSEVDYDWLLDHVYKYGTVQDVENPELVNEEEKQLFRSALDIDWKAHIDMQAAFQRHCHAGISKTINMPDSAGKEDIKQALVYAWKRGVKGLTIYRTGSRQHVVLSLQKFEN; encoded by the coding sequence GTGTGGGAAACAGAGGAGGGACTGGATTTTCTGGCAAGTGAAACCCTTAAAGCCAGGTATCTGCGTGAGGGAGAAAAGAATTGGGAAGATGTCTGTGAGAGGATTGCAAAGGCAGTTGCAGCAAATGAAGAAGAGTATCTTGATTTCAAGGACCTCATGGTCAGAAAGATTTTTCTTCCGAGCTCACCCACGCTCATGAACGCGGGCACCGAACTCGGACAGCTCGCAGCTTGTTTTGTAATTCCTGTGGAGGATAGGGTTGAGGAAATCTTCGATTCGATAAAAACTGCAGCTCTGATCCAGAAAACCGGAGGAGGCACAGGTTTTGATTTCTCAAAAATACGCCCTGAAGGTTCTTCCAGCTCATGTGGCGATGACGCGACAAGCGGTCCCGTAGCTGTCATGAAACTTTTTAATGAGGTAACTGAGATCGTAAAACAGTTTGGAAGGCGACGGGGTGCCAATATGGGCATCCTTGATATTTCCCACAATGATATCCTTTCTTTCATCAGGGCAAAACATGTCGAAGGAGAGTTGAGCAACTTCAACCTCTCGGTTATGGTGCCTGATGCTTTCATGGAACTTGTTGAAGCGGATAAGGCTGACGAAGTTTGGAACAGGCAAACAGATGTGACAGTCGGGTGCATATTTTCCGAGATTGTAGAAGGAATCTGGAGAAATGGCGAACCGGGTATTCTTTTTTATGACCGAATAAATAGAGATAACTTCACGCCTGCACTTGGTGATATCTCGGCCACAAACCCCTGCGGGGAAGAACCACTTCTGCCTTTTGAAGCCTGCAACCTGGGCAGCATAAACCTTTCCCTTTTCGTTATTGACGGGAAAGTAAACTGGGATTTTCTCAGGGAAGTAGCCGGAAAAGCTATCCGTTTTCTGGATAACGAAATTGATAAGAATACGTATTCTGTTCCGGAGATCGAGACTGCAACTAAGAGGACCAGGAAAGTAGGGCTTGGGGTAATGGGGCTTCACGACATGCTTTTAAAGCTCGGGCTGCCCTACGACTCACAGGAGGCTCTCGAGCTTGCGGAAAAGCTTATGGAACAGATTACCTGGGCTTCGATCAGGGAATCAAGGAGACTTGCTGCGGAAAAAGGAAGTTTTCCGGAATATGAGAATTCCACATGGGAACTTCCTATGAGGAATGCTGCATTAACCGCAGTTGCTCCAACAGGCTCGATCAGCATTCTTGCCGGTTGTTCGGCAGGAATTGAACCTGTTTTCAGCTGGGTCTACAGGCGGACTCAGACCGTAGGCAGGGAATTTATGCTTGTTCACCCGTTTTTCAAGGCGCATTTCAAATCAAAACTGTCGGAAGTTGACTATGACTGGCTTCTGGATCATGTCTATAAATACGGTACTGTGCAAGATGTGGAAAATCCAGAGCTTGTAAACGAAGAGGAAAAACAGCTTTTCAGGTCAGCCCTTGACATTGACTGGAAGGCCCATATTGATATGCAGGCTGCATTTCAACGACACTGCCATGCCGGGATTTCGAAAACTATTAACATGCCTGATTCCGCAGGAAAAGAGGATATCAAACAGGCTTTGGTTTATGCCTGGAAACGAGGGGTAAAGGGGCTTACTATCTACAGGACCGGAAGCAGACAGCATGTGGTACTCAGCCTCCAAAAATTTGAAAATTAA